One Paenibacillus crassostreae DNA segment encodes these proteins:
- a CDS encoding tyrosine-type recombinase/integrase, with the protein MQDWIQSMTISMELRGFAKSTQRMYLAHMKRFYLFCGKPPASVGYDEVRAFLHHAIKTKKLSSAYVNSAYGAIKFFYQSVLFREWNMLHIPRVKKKFFLPTILTFQEVCQILDATRNLKHKTIYSAGLRVSEVAHLQLTDIHSSDMRLLVRQTKGGKDRYSILSNHNLLLLRQYWKAYRSSPWLFPGVPDTKPISVRSIQSIFKDSLHASGISKDVSVHTLRHCFATHLLNRGSSILQIKEFLGHADIQTTTMYLHLTHAQVASRPFSLSKLVELQHWVGMSTNVILAKI; encoded by the coding sequence ATGCAAGATTGGATTCAATCCATGACAATTTCAATGGAGTTACGTGGATTTGCCAAAAGCACTCAAAGAATGTATTTAGCTCATATGAAACGTTTCTATTTATTTTGTGGTAAGCCTCCTGCATCCGTTGGGTACGATGAAGTTCGAGCTTTTCTTCATCATGCCATTAAAACGAAGAAACTCAGTTCTGCCTACGTGAATTCTGCTTATGGCGCCATCAAGTTTTTTTACCAATCTGTGCTTTTTCGCGAATGGAATATGCTGCATATTCCGAGAGTGAAGAAGAAATTTTTTCTCCCCACCATACTGACGTTCCAAGAAGTTTGCCAGATCCTCGATGCTACCCGCAATCTCAAGCACAAAACCATTTACTCGGCAGGTCTTCGCGTGAGCGAAGTGGCTCATCTGCAATTGACAGACATTCATAGTTCAGACATGCGCCTTTTGGTTCGTCAAACCAAAGGGGGTAAGGATCGTTACTCCATTTTATCCAACCATAATCTTCTGCTACTTCGTCAATATTGGAAGGCTTATCGCTCTTCCCCTTGGCTTTTCCCAGGTGTCCCGGATACGAAGCCCATTTCAGTGCGGAGTATTCAGTCTATTTTTAAGGATTCATTGCATGCTTCTGGGATCTCCAAGGATGTATCCGTGCACACCTTGCGTCACTGTTTTGCAACCCACCTATTAAATCGCGGTTCTAGTATTCTGCAAATCAAAGAATTTCTTGGTCATGCAGATATTCAAACAACTACCATGTATCTTCATCTTACTCACGCCCAGGTGGCATCAAGGCCATTCAGTCTATCCAAACTTGTAGAACTGCAGCATTGGGTGGGCATGTCGACCAATGTCATTCTTGCGAAGATTTGA